A region from the Lolium perenne isolate Kyuss_39 chromosome 4, Kyuss_2.0, whole genome shotgun sequence genome encodes:
- the LOC127329965 gene encoding uncharacterized protein, translating into MSDTAATSVDDNRHGGSGADAPPAAKGGATISITIVLLVLLVASVAAFLMSPPPGGKPPAPMEGPGSRSGSEPVEHAVGHGTPGFNSRLDAFRAWAKLTWMKLQRLRSDEPRYDGGGIAGSAAEAAKKSLEMGKETAEQAGAAVAGAAEDAVGMAKDTAKA; encoded by the exons ATGTCGGATACGGCCGCCACCAGCGTCGACGATAACCGCCACGGCGGCAGCGGCGCAGATGCACCGCCGGCGGCGAAGGGCGGGGCGACCATATCCATCACCATCGTCCTCCTCGTGCTGCTCGTGGCCTCCGTCGCGGCGTTCCTGATGTCGCCGCCGCCGGGCGGCAAGCCACCGGCACCGATGGAAGGACCTGGCAGCCGCTCCGGCTCCGAGCCGGTGGAGCACGCCGTCGGCCATGGCACCCCCGGGTTCAACAGCCGGCTGGACGCGTTCCGCGCGTGGGCGAAGCTGACGTGGATGAAGCTCCAGCGGCTGCGCTCCGACGAGCCTCG GTATGACGGCGGTGGAATCGCCGGCTCAGCGGCGGAGGCGGCCAAGAAGAGCCTGGAGATGGGCAAAGAGACGGCGGAGCAGGCCGGGGCAGCCGTGGCAGGTGCGGCGGAGGATGCCGTGGGGATGGCCAAGGACACGGCCAAGGCCTGA
- the LOC127332309 gene encoding uncharacterized protein produces MDAMEPRRYLGAAPGSGSGGGGSGGQSVDTSTRRCRRMSTPSTGTRLMPAFNAAAADGDGGSWGLSSSSSSSGGLDLGLDESQLLYSRHRVYPEFSHKSNMGRLLFQGSPLGSQTTDDDVLVMDGVLVTNDSGSRPRRRPSFPDLGFVNADSPLSCGSGRYSSCRQFAYGKEESRVPRTMIPRHSEVDFRSGRSVQGASPNMQPSPGSYHHLLPPWLRSPGPHTPGAATTPIRTPSTAYFTPPRSTPATPARPPACYSWTPKRPELKPPSVQREAFAWPPTEEENAAISQYLYAPRRTPVRRLPVFVSICPS; encoded by the exons ATGGATG CGATGGAGCCCCGGCGCTACCTCGGCGCAGCccccggcagcggcagcggcggcggcgggagtggAGGCCAGTCGGTGGACACGTCAACAAGGCGGTGCCGCCGCATGTCGACCCCGTCGACGGGCACCCGTCTCATGCCGGCGTTCAACGCTGCTGCCGCTGACGGCGATGGCGGGAGCTGGGGGCtgtcgtcatcgtcgtcttcctcaGGAGGGCTGGACCTCGGGCTAGACGAATCGCAGCTCCTCTACAGCCGCCACCGTGTCTACCCCGAGTTCTCCCACAAGTCCAACATGGGGCGCCTCCTCTTCCAGGGCTCTCCGTTGGGGTCGCAGACGACTGACGATGATGTGCTCGTCATGGATGGCGTGCTCGTCACCAACGACTCTGGCTCTCGCCCCAGGCGCCGCCCCTCCTTCCCTGACCTCGGCTTCGTCAATGCCGACTCCCCTCTCTCCTGCGGCAGCGGTCGCTACAGCTCCTGTCGCCAG TTTGCATATGGGAAGGAGGAGTCTCGTGTGCCCCGAACCATGATTCCAAGACATTCTGAG GTGGATTTTCGCAGCGGGCGGTCGGTGCAGGGTGCCAGTCCTAACATGCAGCCAAGCCCCGGAAGCTACCACCATCTCCTACCACCATGGCTGCGGTCACCTGGCCCCCATACTCCTGGCGCAGCGACCACCCCCATCAGGACACCATCCACTGCTTACTTCACGCCGCCGAGATCCACCCCGGCCACTCCTGCTAGACCGCCGGCCTGTTACTCATGGACACCAAAGCGGCCTGAACTGAAGCCGCCATCGGTGCAGCGGGAGGCGTTCGCATGGCCGCCCACTGAAGAGGAGAACGCCGCCATCAGCCAATACCTGTACGCCCCACGTCGCACCCCTGTGCGAAGGCTGCCCGTGTTCGTGAGCATCTGCCCGTCCTGA